In Kordia antarctica, the following proteins share a genomic window:
- a CDS encoding FG-GAP-like repeat-containing protein, with amino-acid sequence MKKITLLISLIASCFFAGAQTTVDCSVGPVNTTYCYVNNDTTSFVFVSSDGSDLQVTFNAGEVEDTWDELIVLDTNGTELYNGYGNAGDLTGLTFQSNGNMITVSINSDVTINCTSNNNAFDSWDFNVSCATCINPTATYTVVNDCATSGGFLVDVNVSDLGSASSLTISDNRSSPTQALSAPGTVQFGPFPNTAGIVISIQNDQDLNCSVNSTSITQSGCPPPVPVGVTCGLGTSTFVFTEEFDIVSGWTGNLNIDDGSWEIPDGSTSIGTGPNTAFSGANFMNFEASGDTTATASAVSPAIDLSTATSGAELSFYMHAYGADMGTLNVKVGTSASGPFTTVFTQTGELQTSGAEAWVPVGVNLDTYIGQVIYIEFSHTGTGTGIEGDMAIDYVRVETCGSFCIEPSGLAVSAITQDSATVSWTENNGETAWEYVIQPAGTGIPTGPGTAATSTTVNITSLNPGTNYEVYVRTICGSDASTWAGPLTFETLAPPPPANFTTSTISTVGTHKASVDMNGDFLDDVVSIGATNINIFYQQTVGGLSGTATDITTTTADFPPAWSLAAGDYDRNGFTDLLYGGQNGVTFMRANATGTGFTEISGPEYVFCQRSNFVDVNQDGHLDAFVCHDLDPNVYYLNDGSGNLVFNQGGLGDIAGGGNYGSVWIDYDNDRDLDMFIAKCRGGFSTININEMHENDGTGTYTEVASTLGLADQIQTWSSAWGDFDNDGDMDVFVGASSLSNGTHKLMRNNGNSTFTDVTAASGILPDLTNLGIENATYDFDNDGNLDIASNGSVLFGNGDLTFTVYENVLAGDNGSFGDLNNDGFIDAVSGTTLYTNNTNTNNWVKITTTGVGSNINGIGARVEVHTASGVQIRDVRSGEGFGFMSTLNTHFGIGTDTAITNIIIYWPSGAIDNMLNPSTNTHHMVTEGQTLGVEDETLESIAIHPNPVGKVMNINSPVNLVGKIATIFNIEGKRMMNLKLTEHSIDVSNLRQGNYILRLESDGKVYTQKFIKR; translated from the coding sequence ATGAAAAAAATTACGTTACTAATAAGTTTAATAGCTTCCTGCTTTTTTGCAGGCGCACAAACAACAGTTGACTGCTCAGTTGGTCCTGTAAATACAACGTATTGTTATGTAAATAATGATACTACAAGTTTTGTTTTTGTAAGTTCTGATGGATCAGATTTACAAGTCACCTTTAACGCAGGTGAAGTAGAAGACACTTGGGATGAACTCATCGTATTGGATACAAACGGAACTGAATTATACAACGGATATGGAAATGCTGGAGACTTAACAGGTCTTACATTTCAGTCTAATGGAAACATGATTACGGTTTCTATCAATTCTGATGTAACAATTAATTGCACTAGTAATAATAACGCTTTTGATTCGTGGGATTTTAATGTAAGCTGTGCAACTTGTATCAATCCGACAGCTACGTATACTGTTGTAAATGATTGTGCTACAAGTGGCGGGTTTTTAGTAGATGTCAATGTTTCTGACCTTGGTTCAGCTTCTTCATTAACAATTTCTGACAACAGATCGAGTCCTACACAAGCTTTAAGTGCTCCCGGAACGGTTCAATTTGGACCGTTTCCGAACACAGCAGGCATTGTTATTTCTATCCAAAATGATCAAGATTTAAACTGTAGTGTAAACAGTACTTCAATTACGCAAAGTGGTTGTCCGCCGCCAGTGCCAGTTGGTGTAACGTGTGGTTTAGGAACTTCTACGTTTGTCTTTACAGAAGAATTTGATATTGTTTCTGGATGGACAGGAAACTTAAACATTGATGACGGTTCATGGGAAATTCCTGATGGTTCTACATCTATTGGAACTGGTCCAAACACTGCGTTTAGTGGTGCAAACTTTATGAATTTTGAAGCTTCTGGAGATACAACAGCAACGGCTTCAGCAGTAAGTCCAGCAATAGATTTATCAACAGCAACAAGTGGTGCTGAATTATCATTCTACATGCACGCTTATGGAGCCGATATGGGAACTTTAAATGTAAAAGTTGGTACGTCTGCTTCAGGGCCTTTTACAACAGTATTTACACAAACTGGAGAATTACAAACAAGCGGAGCAGAAGCTTGGGTTCCTGTTGGTGTCAACTTAGATACATACATAGGACAAGTAATTTATATAGAATTTAGCCATACAGGAACAGGAACAGGGATTGAAGGAGACATGGCTATTGATTATGTACGTGTAGAAACATGTGGATCGTTTTGTATTGAACCTTCAGGTTTAGCCGTTTCTGCAATTACACAAGACTCAGCAACCGTTTCTTGGACAGAAAATAACGGAGAAACAGCTTGGGAATATGTAATACAGCCAGCCGGAACAGGAATTCCAACAGGTCCAGGAACTGCTGCAACGTCAACAACTGTAAATATAACGTCCTTAAACCCAGGAACAAATTACGAAGTATATGTGCGTACTATTTGCGGATCAGATGCTAGTACTTGGGCTGGACCTTTAACATTTGAAACCTTAGCGCCGCCACCGCCAGCGAACTTTACAACATCAACGATTTCTACTGTGGGAACGCATAAAGCTTCCGTTGATATGAATGGTGACTTTTTGGATGACGTCGTTTCTATTGGAGCTACAAATATCAATATTTTCTATCAGCAAACTGTTGGTGGTTTAAGTGGAACAGCTACAGATATTACTACTACAACTGCAGACTTTCCGCCTGCTTGGAGTTTGGCTGCTGGCGATTACGATAGAAATGGATTTACAGATCTTTTATATGGTGGACAAAATGGAGTTACCTTTATGAGAGCAAATGCAACAGGAACAGGATTTACTGAAATTTCAGGACCTGAATATGTATTCTGTCAACGTTCAAATTTTGTTGATGTGAATCAAGATGGACACTTAGATGCTTTTGTGTGTCATGATCTAGATCCAAATGTATATTATTTGAATGACGGAAGTGGAAACCTCGTATTTAACCAAGGTGGACTTGGAGATATTGCTGGTGGAGGAAACTATGGTTCTGTTTGGATTGATTATGATAACGATAGAGATTTAGATATGTTCATTGCAAAATGTCGTGGAGGTTTTTCTACGATTAACATTAATGAAATGCACGAAAATGATGGTACTGGTACTTATACAGAAGTAGCTTCTACGCTAGGTTTAGCAGATCAAATACAAACGTGGTCTTCCGCTTGGGGAGATTTTGATAACGACGGAGATATGGACGTTTTTGTTGGCGCAAGTTCTCTGTCTAACGGAACACACAAACTGATGCGAAATAACGGAAACAGTACATTTACCGATGTAACTGCTGCTTCTGGAATATTGCCAGACTTAACAAACTTAGGAATTGAAAACGCAACGTACGATTTTGATAATGATGGAAATTTAGACATTGCTTCTAACGGAAGTGTTCTATTTGGAAATGGTGATTTAACGTTTACAGTATATGAAAATGTGTTAGCAGGTGATAATGGTTCTTTTGGTGATCTAAACAATGATGGATTCATTGATGCAGTTTCGGGGACTACATTATACACAAACAATACAAACACTAACAATTGGGTGAAAATTACCACGACTGGAGTTGGAAGTAATATTAACGGAATTGGTGCTAGAGTGGAAGTTCATACAGCTTCCGGAGTTCAAATTCGTGATGTACGTAGTGGAGAAGGATTCGGTTTTATGAGTACATTAAATACACATTTCGGAATCGGAACAGATACTGCAATTACAAATATTATCATTTACTGGCCATCTGGAGCTATTGATAATATGTTGAATCCTTCGACCAATACACATCATATGGTTACCGAAGGACAAACCTTAGGTGTTGAAGATGAAACCTTAGAAAGTATTGCTATTCATCCAAATCCTGTTGGGAAAGTGATGAATATTAATAGTCCCGTTAATTTGGTTGGGAAAATTGCAACGATCTTTAACATTGAAGGAAAACGTATGATGAACTTAAAATTGACAGAACATTCAATTGATGTTTCAAACTTACGCCAAGGAAATTATATTTTACGTTTAGAATCTGATGGAAAAGTATATACTCAGAAATTCATCAAACGATAA
- a CDS encoding ABC transporter ATP-binding protein: MLHAQNVSFSYLKNTPILKDISFKIPEGTHVSIIGESGCGKSTLLKLIYGLYDLNAGEILWKEKQVLGPSYHLVPGHEKMKYLAQDFDLMPYITVAENVGSYLSNFYPEEKKARISELLEMVEMSAFANVKAKLLSGGQQQRVALAKAVAREPEVLLLDEPFSHIDNFRKNKLRRNLFAYLKKQHITCIVATHDSTDALSFADMTLVLKQGKLIAQSAPKDLYENPTNKYIASLFGEVNELPANLFPSIKTSQETVLIYPHQLKVNETFDFKVIVQQSYFKGSQYLVVARYGGIEVFFESLCVLEIGVEVGLELVFN, translated from the coding sequence ATGCTTCACGCCCAAAACGTTTCTTTTTCCTATCTTAAAAACACACCGATTCTAAAGGATATTTCTTTTAAAATTCCCGAAGGAACACATGTGTCAATTATTGGCGAAAGCGGTTGCGGAAAAAGTACCTTATTAAAACTTATCTACGGTTTATATGATTTGAATGCAGGAGAAATTCTCTGGAAAGAAAAACAAGTTTTAGGGCCAAGTTATCATCTCGTTCCAGGACATGAAAAGATGAAATACTTAGCGCAAGATTTTGATTTAATGCCATATATTACGGTTGCGGAAAACGTTGGAAGTTATTTGTCCAATTTCTATCCTGAAGAAAAAAAAGCACGCATTTCGGAATTGCTAGAAATGGTTGAAATGTCCGCATTCGCGAATGTAAAAGCAAAATTACTCAGTGGCGGACAACAACAACGTGTCGCATTGGCAAAAGCAGTTGCGCGTGAACCTGAAGTTTTATTGTTAGATGAACCTTTCAGTCACATAGATAATTTCCGAAAAAACAAGCTTCGTAGAAACCTCTTTGCATATCTCAAAAAGCAGCACATTACTTGTATCGTTGCTACACACGATAGCACAGACGCGCTTTCCTTTGCAGATATGACACTTGTGTTAAAACAAGGAAAACTCATAGCGCAAAGCGCACCTAAAGATTTATACGAGAATCCTACCAATAAATATATTGCGTCACTTTTTGGTGAAGTCAATGAATTGCCAGCGAATTTGTTTCCAAGTATAAAAACTTCACAAGAAACTGTTCTGATTTATCCACATCAATTAAAAGTAAACGAAACTTTTGATTTCAAAGTAATAGTACAACAAAGTTATTTTAAAGGAAGTCAGTATTTAGTTGTTGCAAGGTATGGAGGAATTGAGGTGTTTTTTGAGAGTTTATGTGTGTTGGAAATTGGTGTTGAAGTTGGGTTGGAGTTAGTTTTTAACTAG